One genomic region from Metallosphaera tengchongensis encodes:
- a CDS encoding glycosyltransferase family 2 protein, with product MKVTVAIPTYNRKEKLKKLLLSLEESNFRDFEVIIVDDASSDGTDKMIREEFPDVRYIRHEKPTLVAKSRNDAIEASKGEYIFFIDDDNVVEGTTIEKLVEFLDNHEDVGVVAPVTCWYTYPDKIMYAGAILSKFTRRTIPLFSGRPCKELEVKVIEADIFANSYAIRREAINKAGLIPWKRIPWNGEDGYLHYKIKKLGYRNVTLGSARVYHDVPISEGIKRYNRMRLYYAIRSKIVFHKDLDEDLQKLTFYLSTSAYLGYYLYIATKLKCEKCIKAVLQGYIDGILDGNELKYI from the coding sequence ATGAAAGTTACAGTTGCAATACCGACATATAATAGAAAAGAAAAGTTGAAAAAGCTACTTCTCTCTCTGGAAGAATCTAATTTTAGGGATTTTGAGGTTATAATTGTAGATGATGCGTCAAGCGATGGAACTGATAAGATGATAAGAGAGGAATTCCCCGATGTAAGGTACATTAGGCATGAAAAGCCTACTTTAGTTGCTAAATCTAGAAATGACGCAATAGAAGCTAGTAAAGGAGAATATATCTTCTTCATTGATGATGATAACGTTGTTGAAGGGACAACAATTGAAAAGCTAGTTGAATTCTTAGATAACCACGAAGATGTAGGTGTTGTGGCGCCAGTTACATGTTGGTACACCTACCCTGACAAAATTATGTATGCAGGTGCCATACTATCTAAGTTTACAAGGAGAACAATACCACTGTTTTCGGGGAGACCTTGTAAAGAACTTGAGGTAAAAGTCATAGAGGCAGATATTTTCGCTAACAGTTATGCTATAAGGAGAGAAGCGATAAACAAAGCTGGTCTGATCCCCTGGAAAAGAATCCCCTGGAACGGTGAGGACGGATATCTACACTACAAAATCAAGAAGCTAGGTTATAGAAATGTAACACTAGGATCTGCGAGAGTATATCATGACGTTCCGATATCAGAAGGTATTAAGAGATATAATAGAATGAGACTCTACTATGCGATAAGGTCTAAGATAGTTTTTCACAAAGATCTAGATGAGGACTTACAAAAGTTAACCTTTTACTTATCCACGTCAGCGTATCTTGGTTATTATCTCTACATTGCTACAAAACTTAAGTGTGAGAAGTGTATAAAAGCAGTTCTTCAAGGTTATATTGATGGAATTTTAGACGGTAATGAGCTAAAGTATATATGA
- a CDS encoding glycosyltransferase family A protein codes for MYSIEIPVIHGKYLREVFESLRQQTFQDYEVIVVNSGSDEISDVIKEYGFKEIKERVKLLKARHLAHVNSRGDRALLLDETRVLRRDALEMTDKDRSDMIIVGEREVGDSFWIKLAQLDKDNIMYCNEPNSIKGFALPRLISSPLLSKTFEILRRDLGEKFDQLIFPDHELIYYVASSLSNSVNVIREELIYHYGDRTLLEIVKKYYRYGKSTKVLKSTKYEYFLNISRKKRKICKESKLLIYLLYIVRGSSFLIGRMLWDLSIFTD; via the coding sequence ATGTATTCCATAGAGATTCCGGTAATTCACGGTAAGTATTTAAGGGAGGTCTTTGAGAGCTTAAGACAGCAGACGTTTCAAGACTATGAAGTTATAGTAGTGAACTCCGGAAGCGACGAAATTTCCGACGTTATTAAGGAGTACGGGTTTAAGGAAATCAAGGAGAGGGTAAAGCTCTTAAAGGCTAGGCACTTGGCTCACGTAAATTCAAGGGGCGATAGAGCTCTTCTGTTAGACGAGACTAGAGTTTTGAGGAGAGACGCCCTAGAGATGACAGATAAGGATAGAAGCGATATGATAATAGTTGGAGAAAGGGAAGTTGGCGACTCCTTCTGGATAAAATTGGCTCAGCTAGACAAGGACAACATAATGTATTGTAACGAACCTAACTCTATAAAGGGATTCGCTCTGCCTAGATTAATTTCTTCACCCCTTCTCTCAAAGACCTTTGAAATCCTAAGGAGAGATCTAGGGGAGAAGTTCGACCAATTGATTTTTCCTGACCACGAACTGATATACTATGTGGCATCTTCACTGTCAAATAGCGTAAACGTAATTAGGGAAGAGTTGATCTATCATTATGGTGATAGGACGCTTTTAGAGATAGTTAAAAAGTACTACAGATACGGGAAGAGCACCAAAGTATTAAAGAGTACCAAGTACGAGTATTTTCTGAACATCTCAAGAAAAAAGAGAAAGATATGCAAGGAAAGTAAGCTATTGATTTATTTACTTTATATAGTAAGGGGGAGCTCATTCTTAATAGGAAGAATGTTATGGGATTTGAGTATATTCACTGACTGA
- a CDS encoding glycosyltransferase family 4 protein, with protein sequence MKILILLRILWTAGAQRIAINEYKTLKELGHEVKIVFLRNSKTKGYEELLKGVDYTVIRNGSGLLTPFFFLATKLFAPDRGSESVVDLDLIRMVPKIVKKEGADYLICHDQWAGLGCYYAKRELGIPYSVFIHEKLSNYNIPILGKLANNLEKDALYNADKVLAVTEKVANSVKEKYSLNVEVNYPGMELLDCEPLSRRENIILSVSFWDSGRKPELYLNIAERFEKYKLVLAGNWRISSLKQDIINEIKRRGLTDRVFLRDNLKESELAELYRKSKFFLRFGFGEYGLATGVIEALGHCLPVIINDQLGTAYMVRENNIGKVLSNIDADEIKAFVENMKENEYTELQSNIREVILKYSWESHVKKLLP encoded by the coding sequence ATGAAAATACTGATATTACTGAGGATCCTTTGGACAGCCGGTGCTCAGCGTATAGCCATTAACGAATATAAAACGCTTAAGGAGTTGGGTCATGAAGTTAAAATCGTATTTCTAAGAAACTCTAAGACGAAAGGTTATGAAGAGCTCTTAAAGGGTGTTGATTATACTGTTATTCGCAACGGTTCTGGTTTACTGACACCTTTCTTTTTCCTTGCTACGAAGTTATTTGCTCCTGATAGAGGTTCAGAGAGTGTAGTAGACTTAGATCTTATTAGAATGGTTCCAAAGATTGTAAAAAAGGAAGGAGCAGACTATCTTATATGTCATGATCAATGGGCTGGTCTCGGTTGTTACTACGCGAAACGGGAATTAGGGATCCCATACTCTGTTTTCATTCACGAAAAGCTTTCTAATTATAATATACCGATCCTAGGAAAATTAGCAAATAATTTAGAAAAAGACGCCTTGTACAATGCTGATAAAGTTCTAGCTGTAACAGAGAAAGTCGCTAATTCAGTTAAAGAAAAATATAGTTTAAATGTGGAAGTGAATTATCCAGGTATGGAACTCCTAGATTGTGAGCCTCTTTCGAGAAGGGAGAATATAATTTTGTCCGTGAGCTTTTGGGATAGTGGAAGGAAGCCTGAACTTTACCTGAATATTGCAGAGAGATTTGAGAAATACAAGTTAGTATTAGCGGGTAATTGGAGGATTTCAAGTTTAAAGCAGGATATTATTAACGAAATAAAACGGCGTGGCCTCACAGATAGAGTATTCTTGAGAGATAATTTAAAAGAAAGTGAACTCGCCGAGCTTTATCGTAAGAGTAAGTTTTTCTTAAGATTTGGATTCGGAGAATATGGTCTTGCAACGGGCGTAATTGAGGCATTAGGGCACTGCTTACCTGTGATAATTAATGACCAACTAGGCACCGCTTATATGGTTAGGGAGAATAATATTGGTAAAGTATTATCTAATATTGATGCAGATGAGATCAAGGCTTTTGTGGAAAATATGAAAGAGAATGAATACACCGAACTTCAGAGCAACATTAGAGAAGTAATTCTTAAATATAGCTGGGAGTCCCATGTTAAGAAACTTCTTCCCTAA
- a CDS encoding glycosyltransferase has protein sequence MVRRDRQKVEEWEVVMTGSWAVKEEMEKFKKEYPEVVVTWRLSEEKLQELYDMASIVLRFGFDELGQGMGIIEGICNGLIPIVNEGLGSKELIVNDVNGYVVKDYEEAAEKINYLFESPDKLIRMRDELASLSRELSWDNHAKKIKQELERAGLL, from the coding sequence GTGGTACGACGAGATAGACAAAAGGTTGAAGAGTGGGAAGTCGTCATGACAGGCTCTTGGGCTGTAAAGGAGGAGATGGAGAAGTTCAAAAAGGAGTACCCTGAGGTGGTAGTGACATGGAGGTTAAGCGAGGAAAAGCTCCAGGAACTTTACGACATGGCCTCTATTGTCTTACGTTTCGGCTTCGACGAGTTAGGTCAAGGAATGGGGATCATAGAGGGGATATGTAATGGTTTGATCCCTATCGTAAATGAGGGCTTAGGCTCTAAAGAGCTTATCGTGAACGACGTCAACGGTTACGTAGTTAAGGACTATGAGGAGGCTGCAGAGAAGATAAACTACTTATTTGAGAGCCCAGATAAGCTAATCAGAATGAGAGATGAGTTAGCCAGCTTATCGAGGGAGCTGTCTTGGGACAACCATGCCAAGAAAATAAAGCAAGAGTTGGAGAGGGCTGGTTTATTATAA
- a CDS encoding methyltransferase domain-containing protein: MVIMEEVIEHLYDFDSVLSEICRVLKRDRVLILSTQI, from the coding sequence ATAGTTATCATGGAAGAGGTAATAGAGCACCTTTATGACTTTGACTCCGTTTTAAGCGAGATATGTAGGGTTCTGAAAAGGGACAGGGTGCTGATCCTTAGTACGCAAATTTAG
- a CDS encoding FkbM family methyltransferase has translation MNIPPPKRFLELIRQYRITYRNWYDVMFSIFINRAQISCVLNNGQRITLDPKEAVLLAGLNVISLDIDTLIFNYKGRRMIIKGWKYGYPGDSFSDYVRLNVNDKRVLDVGASIGDSPIYFSLAGAKEIVAVEVDKKRVELMRENLRINGINNVMVIDKGVGTSDTENQVSYFTLVKDYGPFDVAKIDCDGCERALIKYVKEIPELLIEWDYTYNDLVYQLRRNGYKVMNEYALYNTLGFLHAWRE, from the coding sequence ATGAATATACCACCGCCCAAAAGATTTCTAGAGCTAATTAGGCAGTATAGAATAACCTATAGAAACTGGTATGATGTAATGTTCTCAATCTTTATTAATAGAGCACAAATCAGTTGTGTTTTAAACAATGGACAACGTATAACATTAGATCCTAAAGAGGCGGTGCTTCTGGCAGGACTTAACGTAATAAGCCTAGACATCGATACTCTCATCTTTAACTATAAGGGTAGGAGAATGATTATAAAAGGGTGGAAATATGGCTACCCTGGGGACTCATTTAGTGATTACGTAAGACTGAACGTTAACGATAAGAGGGTCTTAGACGTTGGAGCATCAATAGGTGACTCTCCCATTTATTTTTCATTGGCTGGGGCAAAGGAGATAGTTGCTGTAGAGGTTGACAAGAAGCGGGTGGAGCTGATGAGAGAGAACTTGAGGATAAACGGCATAAACAACGTAATGGTCATCGATAAAGGAGTAGGGACGTCGGACACCGAAAACCAGGTAAGTTATTTCACGCTAGTTAAGGATTACGGGCCATTTGATGTCGCTAAAATTGATTGTGACGGGTGCGAGAGGGCGTTAATCAAGTACGTCAAGGAAATACCGGAACTACTAATAGAGTGGGATTACACATACAATGACTTAGTCTACCAACTGAGGAGAAATGGGTATAAAGTCATGAACGAATACGCCCTCTACAATACACTGGGGTTTTTACACGCGTGGAGAGAGTGA
- a CDS encoding FkbM family methyltransferase has translation MEILLKYGDLKLLVHREEAFIYYATFIVGEYSFLKIRRDDVVLDIGASIGDFTILASRKAKRVIAIEPNPSYLEFLKRNLELNNVSNIEVLPFAVGDIEGRMKFRLNGVASSLSGEGIEVEVKPLDSLASHADVIKMDIEGAEKYAIKSDVVKNAREIVMELHGMENVEFIPRYLREIGFEVREITYRDLLKNAVKNSILHLPSLLDAEIKTNFHATRVFLKGRRASIPSVSHEEYKLIYAFKVR, from the coding sequence ATGGAAATCTTACTCAAGTATGGCGACTTAAAGTTACTTGTCCACAGAGAGGAAGCGTTTATTTATTATGCGACATTTATTGTGGGAGAGTACTCATTTTTAAAGATAAGAAGGGATGATGTAGTTTTAGACATTGGTGCCTCAATAGGGGACTTCACAATTCTAGCTTCAAGAAAGGCTAAAAGGGTTATAGCGATAGAGCCAAACCCTAGCTACTTAGAATTCCTGAAGAGGAACTTAGAACTGAACAACGTAAGTAACATTGAAGTATTGCCCTTTGCAGTTGGCGACATTGAAGGAAGGATGAAATTTAGGTTAAACGGTGTCGCATCGTCTTTATCTGGAGAAGGCATAGAAGTCGAGGTTAAACCTTTAGACTCTCTAGCCTCTCACGCTGACGTAATAAAGATGGATATAGAGGGAGCTGAAAAATATGCTATAAAGAGCGACGTTGTTAAAAACGCCAGGGAGATAGTTATGGAGCTCCACGGAATGGAGAACGTTGAGTTCATTCCACGTTACTTAAGGGAGATAGGCTTTGAAGTGAGGGAGATAACTTACAGAGACCTTCTGAAGAACGCGGTAAAGAACTCCATACTCCACCTCCCCAGCCTTCTTGACGCGGAGATAAAAACTAACTTTCATGCTACTAGAGTTTTCTTAAAAGGGAGAAGAGCATCTATCCCTTCAGTATCTCACGAGGAGTATAAACTGATTTACGCATTTAAGGTGAGATAG
- a CDS encoding carbamoyltransferase family protein, giving the protein MIVIGFNWPIEHDNAVAIIEDGRLTFVSEEERWTRHKHSILEPPLNALKQAFLFLKKKGVKPKDVDAYAVNYDPSIFYYIDRLWSYLSALKKIPDIDHTFTRRDYPKSLLYAIIKRGNHLSFAERLIRTAIREIGEEVPFNIKIYPVRHHLTHAASAYYFSGYDSSVVLTIDGSGEYESTVVWRVKNGEFEPVLSLYTSFGSLGMLYEFISSRLNFGWLEGPGKVMGLAPYGKLSEYYDKLRKYVKLYDSEVKDYPYLITIDNKIIKTKKGSIFDRIYHGIAQEVVGDKINWNPKGELDERAVNIAWAVQKVTEEAVLATGKWIKDHVSGDKIVLAGGVALNAKSNMELHYSHLFNDMFIFPAANDAGGPLGAAAYVYEHVLGGKMKRERLRHVYFGPEYDDEVIKKVVQNSKFKAEYVGEDVNVLAEMVAKGQIVTWYQGRAELGPRALGNRSIIADPTRKEYWRLVNDIKGREWWRPLAPSLLDEEKGNYFYDPTSHEFMILMHRYKDEETCKRVPVTCHVDMTARPQTVTRDANKTWYDLIKAFMDLKGEGVVMNTSFNLAGEPLVETPQDAIRSFALGGFDAMYMQGWVIYKR; this is encoded by the coding sequence ATGATCGTCATTGGTTTTAATTGGCCTATAGAACATGACAATGCTGTTGCAATCATTGAGGACGGCAGGTTAACATTTGTATCGGAGGAGGAGAGGTGGACAAGACACAAACACTCAATACTTGAACCTCCACTAAACGCATTAAAACAGGCATTTCTCTTTCTCAAAAAGAAAGGGGTAAAACCCAAAGATGTAGATGCCTATGCGGTAAATTATGACCCTTCAATATTTTATTATATAGATAGGTTATGGAGTTATTTGTCTGCATTAAAAAAGATTCCTGACATTGATCACACCTTTACCCGCAGAGACTATCCGAAATCTTTACTATATGCTATAATTAAAAGAGGAAACCATTTATCCTTCGCTGAAAGGTTAATTAGGACAGCAATAAGAGAGATAGGAGAGGAAGTCCCGTTCAACATTAAGATCTATCCAGTTAGACACCATTTAACTCACGCTGCCTCAGCGTACTATTTCTCAGGTTACGATTCATCGGTTGTATTAACAATAGATGGTTCAGGGGAATACGAGTCCACAGTTGTTTGGAGAGTTAAAAATGGGGAATTCGAACCCGTCTTATCTCTTTATACATCTTTTGGTTCATTAGGGATGCTGTATGAGTTTATTTCATCAAGGCTAAACTTCGGTTGGCTAGAAGGTCCCGGTAAAGTGATGGGCCTCGCGCCTTACGGCAAACTGAGTGAGTATTACGATAAGTTAAGGAAATACGTAAAGTTATATGACTCTGAGGTTAAAGACTATCCTTACTTGATCACCATAGACAATAAAATAATAAAAACCAAAAAAGGGAGTATATTCGATAGGATTTATCATGGTATAGCTCAAGAAGTAGTAGGTGATAAGATAAACTGGAACCCCAAGGGTGAGCTAGACGAGAGGGCTGTAAACATAGCTTGGGCTGTACAGAAGGTCACAGAGGAGGCTGTACTGGCTACAGGAAAATGGATAAAGGACCACGTAAGCGGAGATAAGATAGTCTTGGCTGGGGGAGTTGCACTAAACGCTAAGTCAAACATGGAGCTACATTACAGCCATCTATTCAACGATATGTTCATCTTCCCTGCGGCAAACGACGCAGGAGGACCACTTGGTGCTGCAGCCTACGTTTACGAACACGTACTTGGAGGGAAGATGAAGAGGGAGAGGCTAAGGCACGTGTACTTTGGCCCAGAATACGACGATGAGGTCATCAAGAAAGTCGTGCAGAACAGCAAGTTCAAGGCTGAGTACGTTGGGGAAGACGTTAATGTATTAGCTGAAATGGTAGCTAAAGGCCAAATAGTTACCTGGTACCAGGGGAGGGCAGAGCTCGGTCCTAGGGCTTTGGGAAACAGGTCGATCATAGCTGACCCCACCAGAAAAGAATACTGGCGTCTAGTAAACGACATAAAGGGTAGGGAGTGGTGGAGGCCTCTAGCACCCTCTTTGCTAGATGAAGAGAAGGGGAACTACTTCTATGACCCCACGTCCCACGAGTTTATGATCTTGATGCATAGGTATAAGGACGAGGAGACGTGCAAGAGGGTCCCAGTGACTTGCCACGTCGACATGACAGCTAGGCCCCAGACTGTAACTAGGGATGCGAACAAGACCTGGTATGATTTAATTAAAGCCTTCATGGACTTGAAGGGTGAGGGGGTGGTCATGAACACCTCTTTCAACTTAGCTGGTGAACCACTAGTTGAGACCCCTCAAGATGCGATTAGGAGTTTTGCATTAGGAGGTTTTGATGCAATGTACATGCAGGGCTGGGTGATATATAAGAGGTAA
- a CDS encoding helix-turn-helix domain-containing protein: MTFGEDFGKFLTKVDCVRIVDILLNENNVQLSEIAKIIGISRGAIYHWIWEMVKDIDDENKVKLLDLFYEKDKVRAISFIEDLLYEYMEFLNKEKRRVTGY, encoded by the coding sequence ATGACATTTGGGGAAGACTTCGGGAAGTTCCTCACGAAAGTTGACTGCGTGAGGATAGTGGACATTCTCCTTAACGAGAACAACGTGCAACTTTCAGAAATAGCGAAGATAATAGGGATAAGTAGGGGGGCAATATACCACTGGATATGGGAGATGGTGAAGGACATAGACGACGAAAATAAGGTCAAGTTATTGGACCTATTTTATGAAAAAGACAAGGTAAGGGCAATCTCATTTATCGAGGACTTGTTATACGAGTATATGGAGTTCCTTAATAAGGAGAAAAGAAGGGTTACAGGGTACTAG
- a CDS encoding zinc ribbon domain-containing protein yields MVSLKTGAKGVCHPYSSTYCPNCGSEMEGVRHRYFHCANCSYENDHDVIPIMNIYGLDPFNSPSDVCTNR; encoded by the coding sequence ATGGTAAGCTTAAAAACAGGGGCTAAAGGTGTATGTCACCCGTACTCCTCTACTTATTGTCCTAATTGCGGTAGTGAGATGGAGGGAGTAAGACATAGATATTTTCATTGTGCTAATTGCAGTTATGAAAACGACCATGATGTTATTCCAATCATGAACATTTATGGTCTCGACCCTTTCAACTCCCCCTCAGATGTATGTACTAACAGATGA
- a CDS encoding ATP-binding protein encodes MSTGIYQFTPVELALRNPILKSVIIEEPEINLHVDAQIEVAKRLATESTKRLVITTHSEWIPMFVAKKMVGRTGGLRIYEVVDGVLEERKVDEEGFVETFKTIFPKANKGMEELLQEEGKLSEIK; translated from the coding sequence GTGTCTACTGGAATATACCAATTCACACCAGTCGAGTTAGCTCTGAGAAACCCTATACTTAAGAGTGTCATAATAGAGGAACCTGAAATAAACTTACATGTCGACGCACAAATTGAAGTGGCAAAAAGGTTAGCTACAGAGAGCACTAAGAGGCTGGTTATAACTACCCATAGCGAGTGGATACCAATGTTCGTAGCTAAGAAAATGGTCGGCAGAACTGGAGGTTTAAGGATCTACGAGGTCGTCGACGGTGTGCTTGAAGAGAGAAAGGTAGATGAGGAAGGTTTTGTGGAGACCTTCAAGACGATCTTTCCAAAGGCAAATAAAGGAATGGAGGAGTTGCTACAGGAGGAGGGCAAGCTCAGTGAAATTAAATGA
- a CDS encoding ATP-binding protein — MEERLRSYIAEWLTSPLPNVIRRDVSLPLDKDYIITVTGGRRSGKTFTLYQTIQDIMKRGLASHDEILYVDFEDYRLKGSKVEDLDKILTVFVELTGKQPRYIFLDEVQKLENYGSWFRKRTSSTVFLSGSSSLLTPLRIAEELRGRSVNYEVFPLSFKEFLRFKSFEYNRLIEYTFERGKILSFLREYLYYGSYPAVVLENENNEKIRLLKSYFDSIIVRDFSTVKADIASLFASYLISNYARPTTINKVYEYMRSLGIKIGKETVIELFNRAKETYFSFFVEEFEKSERKRKANPKKLYIIDTGYPTALGYEFSISNAMENLVYIELLRRGYREVFYWKGKREVDFVVAKNFSPIALIQVTYATDKVEDREVKAIIEAKSELKVDNATIITWDYEDEIEGIKAIPMWKWLLGEDKLV, encoded by the coding sequence GTGGAAGAAAGGTTAAGGAGCTATATCGCGGAATGGCTCACCTCACCTCTCCCAAACGTCATAAGGAGAGACGTTTCACTCCCTTTAGATAAAGACTACATAATAACCGTGACTGGCGGTAGAAGAAGCGGTAAAACATTCACTTTATATCAGACAATTCAAGATATAATGAAGAGGGGTCTAGCATCTCATGACGAGATACTTTACGTTGATTTTGAAGACTATAGATTAAAGGGCTCTAAGGTAGAGGACTTAGATAAGATTTTGACTGTTTTTGTGGAACTGACCGGAAAACAGCCCAGATATATTTTTCTAGATGAAGTCCAAAAACTTGAAAACTATGGAAGTTGGTTTAGGAAAAGGACTAGTTCCACAGTCTTCCTCTCTGGTTCTTCATCGCTACTAACTCCCTTAAGGATCGCCGAAGAGTTGAGGGGGAGGAGCGTAAACTATGAAGTTTTTCCGCTCTCCTTCAAGGAATTTTTAAGATTTAAGAGTTTCGAGTATAATAGGCTAATTGAATATACCTTTGAAAGAGGCAAAATATTGTCGTTTCTAAGGGAGTACCTGTATTACGGCTCCTATCCAGCTGTAGTTCTTGAGAATGAGAATAACGAGAAGATAAGGCTGTTGAAATCCTATTTTGATTCAATTATAGTAAGGGACTTCTCTACAGTTAAAGCTGATATTGCTTCACTTTTTGCTAGCTATTTAATATCAAATTACGCTAGACCGACGACCATCAATAAGGTCTATGAGTACATGAGAAGCTTAGGGATTAAGATAGGGAAGGAGACAGTCATCGAGCTCTTCAATAGGGCTAAAGAGACTTACTTTTCCTTCTTTGTAGAAGAGTTTGAGAAAAGCGAGAGGAAGAGGAAAGCCAATCCGAAAAAATTATACATAATTGACACCGGTTATCCGACGGCTTTAGGCTACGAATTTTCAATATCCAACGCAATGGAGAATTTAGTATACATAGAGCTTCTGAGGAGAGGGTATAGAGAAGTGTTTTACTGGAAGGGAAAGAGAGAGGTGGATTTTGTAGTAGCTAAGAACTTCAGTCCCATAGCTCTAATTCAAGTGACGTATGCTACAGATAAGGTGGAGGATAGGGAAGTCAAGGCAATCATTGAGGCTAAGTCTGAGCTCAAGGTTGACAACGCTACAATAATAACATGGGACTATGAGGATGAGATAGAAGGGATTAAGGCTATACCAATGTGGAAGTGGTTGCTGGGCGAAGACAAGTTAGTGTAA
- a CDS encoding VapB-type antitoxin, translated as MIGEIVQRKVDEKGRVYTPEYRSKRVYLVNLGNGYFITDNEELAEAVSERASSFFNEEFLRLVTELDLGNIHEKAEEELSRRLMKSLG; from the coding sequence ATGATAGGGGAAATAGTCCAGAGAAAGGTAGATGAGAAGGGAAGAGTTTACACCCCTGAGTATAGGTCAAAAAGAGTGTACTTAGTTAACTTAGGCAATGGATATTTTATAACGGATAATGAGGAGTTAGCAGAGGCTGTGAGCGAAAGAGCATCAAGCTTCTTCAATGAGGAGTTCTTAAGGTTAGTTACTGAGCTGGACCTCGGTAATATTCATGAAAAAGCGGAGGAGGAGCTGTCTAGGAGGTTAATGAAAAGCCTAGGCTGA
- a CDS encoding IS607 family transposase — translation MLRPKEVCERLGISYATLWNYVKQGKIKPIILESGKWRFREEDVERLMGVVKKKKVVLYARVSSDTQKDDLAKQVAYLQGRVEEYDLTITDIGSGLNMKRKGFKRLLKMILNNEVSKVVVAYKDRLVRFGFEILEEVCRTHNCEIEVLEEEDKAPEQELVEDLITVLVSFSGKLYGMRSHKYEKVKKCVEELKD, via the coding sequence ATGCTGAGACCAAAGGAGGTATGCGAAAGACTGGGAATATCCTACGCTACGCTGTGGAATTACGTCAAACAGGGTAAGATAAAGCCCATCATTCTAGAGAGCGGTAAATGGAGGTTCAGAGAAGAAGACGTAGAAAGACTCATGGGGGTAGTAAAAAAGAAGAAAGTAGTCCTTTACGCTAGAGTATCCTCAGACACTCAGAAAGACGACCTAGCTAAACAGGTAGCTTATCTGCAGGGGAGGGTGGAGGAATACGACCTTACGATCACAGACATAGGTTCAGGGTTAAACATGAAAAGGAAGGGGTTCAAAAGACTACTGAAGATGATCCTCAACAACGAGGTCTCTAAAGTCGTCGTTGCGTATAAGGACAGGCTAGTGAGGTTCGGCTTCGAAATACTGGAGGAAGTGTGTAGAACACACAACTGCGAGATAGAGGTGCTAGAGGAAGAGGATAAGGCACCAGAACAGGAGCTGGTTGAGGACTTAATCACTGTCCTTGTGTCCTTCAGCGGGAAACTGTACGGGATGAGGAGCCATAAGTACGAGAAGGTGAAGAAGTGTGTTGAAGAGCTTAAGGATTGA